One genomic window of Coffea eugenioides isolate CCC68of chromosome 1, Ceug_1.0, whole genome shotgun sequence includes the following:
- the LOC113772528 gene encoding abscisic-aldehyde oxidase-like, with amino-acid sequence MEGNGTKSPPSEAGNGSLVFAVNGEKFELATIDPSTTLLQFLRYHTRFKSVKLGCGEGGCGACVVMLSKYNPELDQVEDFSVSSCLTLLCSVNGCSITTSEGLGNSKDGFHPIHQRFAGFHASQCGYCTPGMCMSFFSALAKAEKTNRPEPSPGFSKLTVSEAEKAIAGNLCRCTGYRPIADACKSFAADVDLEDLGLNSFWRKGEPKEVKFSRLPLYTPDGRFSRFPEFLKGRSKSPKSLHLENSSWYTPTTLEELRSLLNFNLIENDKLRLVVGNTGMGYYKELDNYDRYIDLRYLSELQTIRRNHHGIEIGAAVTISKVIACLKDADTINYSSDGKQVFEKIANHMEKIASGFIRNSASIGGNLVMAQRKSFPSDIATILLAVGSIVSITTGHKHESITLEEFLVRPPMDSRSVLLSVQIPHLEPKGNGNNSGSNSKLVFETYRAAPRPLGNALPYLNAAFLADVSHQVSGVLVNNIQLVFGAYGTKHATRARKVEEYLSGRMLSASVLYEAVKLVKVDVMPAVGTSHAAYRTSLAIGFLFQFLSPFLRVGSVACGGLSNGLTGDLLKDSLENHRDTSLCQWEYSKLLSSAKQELKSSKEYYPVGEPITKSGAAIQASGEAVYVDDIPSPPNCLHGAFIYSTKPLARVKGVDLESNNQLSGVAALISYKDIPEQGENVGSKAMFGSEPLFADDLTRCAGQQIAFVVANTQKFADIAANSALVKYDTANLDPPILTVEEAVERSSFFQVPPFLYPKQVGDFSKGMAEADHKILSAEIKLPSQYYFYMETQTALAVPDEDNCMVVYSSIQCPELTHSVIATCLGVPEHNIRVITRRVGGGFGGKAIKAMPVATACALAAHKLRRPVRTYLNRKTDTILSGGRHPMKITYSVGFKSNGKVTALHLDILINSGISTDISPLMPAMIIGALKKYNWGALSFDIKVCKTNHSSKSAMRAPGDAQGSFIAEAVIEHVASILSMEVDSVRNLNLHTFQSLNVFYGESAGEALEYTLTDMWEKLGASSCLLQRKEMIEQFNQINRWKKRGISRVPIIYEVTLRPTPGKVSILSDGSIVVEVGGIEIGQGLWTKVKQMTAFALSSIGCSGTENLVEKVRVVQADTLSLVQGGFTAGSTTSESSCEAVRLCCNVLVERLAPLKSKLEEQMGPVNWDVLILQAHYQSVNLAANSYYVPDSSFMRYLNYGVAVSEVEINILTGEAKIVQADILYDSGQSMNPAVDLGQIEGAFVQGIGFFMHEEYLINEDGLTISDGTWTYKIPTIDTIPMQLNVEVLNSGHHQKHILSSKASGEPPLLLAASVHCATREAIREAWKQLSSWNILDGPDPAFQLDVPATMPVVKKACGLDNVERYLEWKNQEKKNEKNLWAHHNPI; translated from the exons ATGGAGGGAAATGGGACAAAAAGTCCGCCTTCAGAAGCTGGCAATGGTAGTCTTGTGTTTGCAGTGAATGGAGAGAAGTTTGAGCTGGCAACTATTGACCCTTCAACTACTTTGCTTCAGTTCTTGCGTTATCATACTCGTTTCAAGAGTGTCAAGCTTGGTTGTGGTGAAG GTGGTTGTGGTGCTTGTGTTGTTATGCTGTCTAAATATAACCCTGAGCTTGATCAAGTTGAAGATTTTTCTGTGAGTTCGTGTCTAACACTTCTTTGCAGTGTAAATGGTTGCTCAATTACTACCAGCGAAGGACTTGGAAACAGTAAAGATGGTTTCCATCCTATTCATCAAAGATTTGCTGGATTCCATGCTTCTCAGTGTGGATATTGCACCCCTGGAATGTGCATGTCATTTTTTTCAGCACTCGCAAAAGCTGAAAAAACAAATAGGCCAGAACCATCACCAGGATTTTCCAAGCTGACTGTTTCTGAAGCTGAAAAGGCTATAGCAGGAAACCTGTGTCGCTGTACTGGATATAGACCCATTGCTGATGCCTGCAAAAGTTTTGCTGCTGATGTTGATTTGGAGGATTTGGGACTGAACTCCTTTTGGAGAAAAGGAGAGCCAAAGGAGGTTAAGTTTAGTAGATTGCCTTTGTATACTCCCGATGGTAGGTTCAGTagatttccagaatttttgaaaGGTAGGTCCAAGTCACCAAAGAGCTTGCATTTAGAAAACAGTTCCTGGTACACTCCTACTACTCTTGAGGAGCTTAGAAGCTTGTTGAACTTCAACTTGATTGAGAATGATAAGCTTAGGCTAGTAGTTGGTAACACTGGGATGGGTTATTACAAAGAACTAGATAATTACGACAGATACATTGATTTGAGATATTTGTCTGAGCTTCAAACGATTAGAAGAAATCACCATGGAATCGAAATTGGGGCTGCAGTGACAATCTCTAAAGTTATTGCATGTTTGAAGGATGCTGATACCATAAATTATTCCTCCGATGGCAAGCAGGTCTTTGAAAAGATTGCTAACCATATGGAGAAAATTGCTTCAGGGTTCATTAGAAACTCAGCAAGTATTGGTGGAAATTTGGTAATGGCACAAAGAAAAAGTTTTCCTTCAGATATAGCTACTATACTTCTTGCTGTAGGTTCTATTGTTAGTATAACAACCGGTCACAAGCATGAAAGTATCACATTagaggaatttttggtaagacCACCCATGGATTCAAGAAGTGTGCTACTCAGTGTCCAGATTCCGCATTTGGAGCCAAAAGGAAATGGTAACAACAGTGGATCCAATTCCAAATTGGTTTTTGAGACCTATCGTGCTGCACCACGACCACTGGGAAATGCTTTGCCTTATTTGAATGCAGCATTCCTAGCTGATGTGTCTCAtcaagtaagtggagttctagtAAATAATATCCAATTGGTTTTTGGTGCTTATGGGACTAAACATGCAACAAGAGCAAGAAAGGTTGAGGAGTACCTTTCAGGGAGGATGCTAAGTGCTAGTGTTCTATATGAAGCAGTAAAGTTAGTTAAAGTGGATGTAATGCCTGCAGTTGGCACTTCACATGCTGCTTACAGGACGAGCTTGGCAATTGGTTTTCTTTTCCAGTTTCTTTCTCCATTTTTGAGAGTTGGTTCTGTGGCTTGTGGTGGTCTATCCAATGGCTTGACTGGTGATTTGCTGAAGGATTCTTTGGAAAACCATAGAGATACTTCTCTATGTCAATGGGAATATTCAAAATTGTTGTCATCAGCAAAGCAGGAGTTGAAATCAAGTAAAGAGTACTATCCAGTTGGAGAACCAATTACTAAGTCTGGTGCTGCCATCCAAGCTTCAG GAGAAGCGgtgtatgttgatgacattcCATCACCTCCAAACTGTCTCCATGGAGCCTTTATCTATAGTACAAAACCTTTAGCAAGGGTAAAAGGTGTGGACTTGGAATCAAATAATCAACTAAGTGGAGTTGCTGCTCTTATATCTTATAAAGATATTCCAGAACAAGGGGAAAATGTAGGATCTAAGGCTATGTTTGGTTCTGAACCTTTATTTGCTGATGACCTCACCAGGTGTGCAGGACAGCAAATAGCATTCGTG GTAGCAAACACACAAAAGTTTGCTGATATTGCAGCAAACTCAGCTCTGGTCAAGTATGACACTGCAAATCTGGATCCACCAATTTTAACCGTTGAAGAAGCTGTTGAGAGGTCAAGCTTTTTTCAGGTCCCTCCTTTCTTGTACCCAAAACAGGTTGGTGATTTCTCAAAAGGAATGGCTGAAGCTGATCACAAAATTCTTTCTGCTGAG ATCAAACTTCCTTCACAGTACTACTTTTATATGGAGACACAAACTGCCCTTGCTGTCCCGGATGAAGACAATTGCATGGTGGTTTATAGCTCAATTCAATGTCCAGAGCTCACTCACAGTGTAATCGCAACATGTCTTGGAGTTCCCGAGCATAATATTCGTGTAATTACAAGAAGAGTTGGTGGAGGCTTTGGAGGCAAGGCAATTAAAGCAATGCCT GTTGCTACAGCATGTGCACTTGCAGCACATAAATTACGCCGCCCTGTCAGGACATATCTCAATCGCAAGACTGACACTATATTGAGTGGAGGAAGACATCCAATGAAAATAACTTACAGTGTCGGATTCAAATCAAATGGAAAGGTCACAGCCTTGCACCTTGACATATTAATCAATTCAGGGATATCTACAGATATAAGCCCCCTCATGCCAGCAATGATAATTGGAGCCCTTAAAAAGTATAATTGGGGTGCTCTGTCATTTGACATAAAAGTTTGCAAGACAAATCATTCTAGCAAATCTGCAATGAGAGCTCCTGGGGACGCTCAAGGATCTTTTATTGCTGAAGCTGTTATAGAACATGTAGCATCCATACTTTCCATGGAGGTAGACTCTGTTAGGAACTTGAATCTTCATACATTTCAAAGCCTTAATGTGTTCTATGGGGAGTCTGCAGGTGAAGCACTAGAATATACGTTGACCGACATGTGGGAAAAATTGGGTGCATCTTCATGCTTACTCCAGAGAAAGGAAATGATAGAGCAGTTTAATCAGATCAACAGATGGAAAAAAAGAGGTATTTCGCGGGTTCCAATTATATATGAAGTAACTCTAAGACCAACCCCTGGAAAAGTTAGCATACTCTCGGATGGATCCATTGTTGTAGAAGTAGGAGGAATAGAAATAGGCCAGGGGCTCTGGACTAAGGTAAAACAGATGACTGCATTTGCTCTCAGTTCAATTGGATGTAGTGGGACTGAGAACCTGGTGGAAAAAGTACGAGTTGTACAAGCAGATACCTTAAGCTTGGTGCAAGGGGGTTTCACTGCTGGAAGCACAACATCTGAATCAAGCTGTGAAGCAGTCAGATTATGCTGCAATGTCTTAGTTGAAAGACTAGCCCCACTCAAAAGTAAGTTGGAGGAACAAATGGGTCCTGTTAATTGGGATGTCCTGATACTTCAG GCACATTATCAATCTGTGAACTTGGCTGCAAATTCTTACTATGTGCCTGATTCCAGTTTCATGCGTTACCTGAACTATGGTGTTGCTGTTAGCGAG GTAGAGATAAATATACTGACAGGAGAAGCTAAAATTGTGCAAGCAGACATTCTCTATGATTCTGGACAAAGCATGAACCCTGCAGTGGATTTGGGACAG ATCGAAGGAGCTTTTGTTCAAGGAATTGGATTCTTTATGCACGAAGAATACCTTATCAATGAAGATGG